One Streptomyces sp. L2 genomic window carries:
- a CDS encoding nitronate monooxygenase has protein sequence MRETALTRLVGVRHPVVQTGMGWVAGPRLVSAAANAGALGILASATMTPDRLREAIREVRSRTDAPFGVNLRADAGDAGDRVQIMLDEGVRVASFALAPSPELISRLKEGGVVVIPSVGARRHAEKVAAWGADAVVVQGGEGGGHTGEVASTVLLPQVVDAVRIPVVAAGGFFDGRGLVAALAYGAAGVAMGTRFLLTSDSTVPDAVKARYLAATVRDVTVTRAVDGLPHRMLRSELVTALERSGRTRALAHAVRRAARFRRLSGLTWPRMVRDGLAMRHGKDLSWSQVLLAANTPMLLKSAMVDGRTDAGVMASGQVAGLIDDLPSCAELVDRIVKEAEEVMRGLG, from the coding sequence ATGAGAGAGACGGCGCTCACCCGGCTGGTGGGAGTCCGCCATCCGGTCGTGCAGACCGGGATGGGCTGGGTGGCCGGCCCCCGGCTGGTGTCGGCGGCGGCGAACGCGGGCGCGCTCGGCATCCTGGCCTCGGCGACGATGACTCCGGACCGGCTGCGCGAGGCGATACGGGAGGTGCGGTCCCGTACCGACGCGCCGTTCGGGGTGAACCTGCGCGCCGACGCGGGGGACGCGGGCGACAGGGTGCAGATCATGCTCGACGAGGGTGTGCGGGTGGCGTCCTTCGCGCTGGCACCCTCGCCCGAGCTGATCTCCCGGCTGAAGGAGGGCGGGGTGGTCGTGATCCCGTCGGTGGGGGCGCGGCGGCACGCGGAGAAGGTCGCGGCGTGGGGCGCGGACGCGGTCGTCGTACAGGGCGGTGAGGGCGGCGGGCACACCGGTGAGGTGGCGTCGACGGTGCTGCTGCCGCAGGTGGTGGACGCGGTGCGGATACCGGTCGTGGCGGCCGGCGGCTTCTTCGACGGGCGGGGGCTGGTCGCGGCGCTGGCCTACGGGGCGGCCGGGGTGGCGATGGGCACGCGGTTCCTGCTCACCTCGGACTCGACGGTGCCGGACGCGGTGAAGGCCCGGTACCTGGCGGCGACGGTCCGGGACGTCACGGTCACCCGGGCGGTCGACGGGCTGCCGCACCGGATGCTGCGCTCGGAGCTGGTGACGGCGCTGGAGCGGTCGGGGCGGACCCGGGCGCTGGCCCACGCGGTCCGGCGGGCCGCGAGGTTCCGGCGGCTGTCAGGGCTCACCTGGCCGCGGATGGTGCGGGACGGGCTGGCGATGCGGCACGGCAAGGACCTGTCGTGGAGCCAGGTCCTGCTGGCCGCGAACACGCCGATGCTGCTGAAGTCGGCGATGGTGGACGGCCGTACGGACGCCGGGGTGATGGCCTCGGGACAGGTCGCCGGACTGATCGACGACCTGCCGTCGTGCGCGGAACTGGTGGACCGGATCGTGAAGGAGGCGGAGGAGGTGATGCGGGGCCTGGGGTGA
- a CDS encoding enoyl-CoA hydratase family protein gives MGVSTSVPEKGIALVTVDVPPVNALPVDGWFALAGAVRAAGRDPRVRCVVLAAEGRGFNAGVDIKEIKARGQEALIGANRGCAEAFAAVYECDTPVVAAVQGFCLGGGIGLAGNADAIVASEDARFGLPELDRGALGAATHLARLVPQHLMRALYYTGRTASAAELHAHGSVWRVVPGGELRAAALELAREIAAKDGRLLRMAKSAINGIDPVDVRRSYRFEQGFTFEANLSGLADRVRDTFGKEGA, from the coding sequence ATGGGTGTCTCCACCTCGGTCCCGGAAAAGGGGATCGCGCTCGTCACGGTCGACGTCCCGCCGGTGAACGCCCTGCCGGTGGACGGCTGGTTCGCGCTGGCCGGGGCGGTGCGCGCGGCGGGCCGGGACCCGCGGGTCCGGTGCGTCGTGCTGGCCGCCGAGGGGCGGGGGTTCAACGCGGGCGTGGACATCAAGGAGATAAAGGCGCGCGGGCAGGAGGCGCTGATCGGCGCCAACCGGGGCTGCGCGGAGGCGTTCGCGGCGGTGTACGAGTGCGACACCCCCGTGGTCGCGGCAGTCCAGGGGTTCTGTCTCGGCGGCGGCATAGGGCTGGCGGGAAACGCGGACGCGATCGTGGCGAGCGAGGACGCCAGGTTCGGGCTGCCCGAACTGGACCGGGGCGCACTGGGTGCCGCCACGCATCTGGCACGGCTGGTCCCGCAGCACCTGATGCGCGCCCTGTACTACACGGGGCGCACGGCGAGCGCGGCCGAGTTGCACGCGCACGGCTCGGTGTGGCGGGTGGTGCCGGGCGGTGAGTTACGGGCGGCCGCGCTGGAACTGGCCCGGGAGATCGCCGCCAAGGACGGCCGGCTGCTGCGCATGGCCAAGTCCGCGATCAACGGCATCGATCCGGTCGACGTGCGCCGCAGTTACCGCTTCGAACAGGGCTTCACCTTCGAGGCCAACCTCAGCGGGCTCGCCGACCGGGTCCGGGACACGTTCGGGAAGGAGGGCGCGTAG
- a CDS encoding SDR family oxidoreductase: MRGRTVVVTGGTRGVGAGITRAFAEAGAHVLICARRPPEHPLPGVEFTPLDLRDPPAVRAWFDALPGLDVLVNNAGGTPYRLLAGTSAERHARVIELNLVTPLTASLAAYEHLRRSRGSIVMIGSVSGSRPSPGSAAYGAAKAGLAGLAASMAVEWAPEIRVNTLAVGMVRTELSALHYGGPEGIAAVGRTVPLGRLATPSDIGDAAVFLASDAARYISGASLLVHGGGERPAFLDAATVNKESPDQGELT, from the coding sequence CTGCGCGGCAGGACCGTCGTCGTCACCGGCGGCACCCGCGGGGTCGGCGCGGGCATCACCAGAGCCTTCGCCGAGGCCGGCGCGCACGTCCTCATCTGCGCCCGCCGGCCCCCCGAACACCCGCTGCCCGGCGTCGAGTTCACCCCCCTCGACCTGCGCGACCCGCCCGCCGTCCGGGCCTGGTTCGACGCGCTGCCCGGCCTCGACGTCCTGGTCAACAACGCGGGCGGCACCCCGTACCGCCTCCTCGCCGGGACGTCCGCCGAGCGGCACGCCCGGGTCATCGAGCTGAACCTCGTCACCCCGCTCACCGCGTCCCTCGCCGCCTACGAGCACCTCCGTCGCTCGCGCGGCTCGATCGTCATGATCGGCAGCGTCAGCGGCAGCCGCCCCTCACCCGGCTCGGCCGCCTACGGCGCCGCCAAGGCCGGACTCGCCGGACTCGCCGCCTCCATGGCCGTCGAATGGGCGCCCGAGATCCGCGTCAACACCCTCGCGGTCGGCATGGTCCGCACCGAACTGTCCGCCCTCCACTACGGGGGCCCCGAAGGCATCGCCGCCGTGGGGCGCACGGTCCCGCTCGGCCGGCTCGCCACCCCTTCCGACATCGGGGACGCCGCCGTCTTCCTCGCCTCCGATGCCGCCCGCTACATCAGCGGGGCGAGCCTCCTCGTGCACGGCGGCGGCGAACGGCCCGCCTTCCTGGACGCCGCGACCGTCAACAAGGAGAGCCCCGACCAAGGAGAGCTGACATGA
- a CDS encoding chorismate mutase, whose amino-acid sequence MTTSNTGTGDVDPAVREELERLRDSIDNIDAAVVHMLAERFKCTQRVGRLKAHHRLPPADQAREARQITRLRALAENAKLDPAFAEKFLNFIIAEVIRHHERIAEDTVGGRTATPEH is encoded by the coding sequence ATGACCACCAGCAACACCGGTACCGGTGACGTCGACCCAGCGGTCCGCGAGGAACTGGAGCGGCTGCGCGACAGCATCGACAACATCGACGCGGCCGTCGTCCACATGCTCGCCGAACGCTTCAAGTGCACCCAGCGGGTCGGCCGGCTCAAGGCCCACCACCGGCTCCCGCCCGCCGACCAGGCCCGCGAGGCCCGCCAGATCACCCGGCTGCGCGCCCTCGCCGAGAACGCCAAGCTCGACCCCGCGTTCGCCGAGAAGTTCCTGAACTTCATCATCGCCGAGGTGATCCGGCACCACGAGCGCATCGCCGAGGACACCGTCGGCGGGCGCACGGCCACCCCGGAGCACTGA
- a CDS encoding acetyl-CoA C-acetyltransferase encodes MAEAYIVEAVRTPVGRRGGGLGGVHPADLGAHVLTALVERTGIDPAAVEDVVFGCLDAVGPQAGDIARTCWLAAGLPEEVPGVTVDRQCGSSQQAVHFAAQAVLSGTQDLVVAGGVQNMSQIPIAFASRQAAEPLGLTDGPFLGSTGWRARYGDRPVNQFAGAEMIAAKWGISREDQERFALRSHQRAVRAQDEGRFSRETVPYGDVTADEGPRRDTTLEKMAALKPVLDGGTITAACSSQVSDGAAALLLASERAVREHGLRPRARVHHLSVRGEDPIRMLSAPIPATAHALKKAGLTIDAIDLVEINEAFAPVVLAWLKETGAEPDKVNVNGGAIALGHPLGATGVRLMTTLLHELERTGGHYGLQTMCEGGGQANVTVIERL; translated from the coding sequence ATGGCCGAGGCCTACATCGTCGAAGCGGTCCGCACACCCGTCGGGCGGCGCGGGGGAGGGCTCGGCGGCGTCCACCCGGCCGACCTCGGCGCGCACGTCCTCACCGCGCTGGTCGAACGGACCGGCATCGACCCGGCCGCCGTGGAGGACGTCGTCTTCGGCTGCCTGGACGCCGTCGGACCGCAGGCCGGTGACATCGCCCGCACCTGCTGGCTGGCCGCCGGACTGCCCGAGGAGGTGCCGGGCGTGACCGTCGACCGGCAGTGCGGCTCCTCCCAGCAGGCCGTGCACTTCGCCGCGCAGGCCGTCCTCTCCGGCACCCAGGACCTCGTGGTCGCCGGCGGTGTGCAGAACATGTCCCAGATCCCCATCGCCTTCGCCTCCCGGCAGGCCGCCGAACCCCTCGGCCTCACCGACGGACCCTTCCTCGGCAGCACCGGCTGGCGCGCCCGCTACGGCGACCGGCCCGTCAACCAGTTCGCCGGCGCCGAGATGATCGCCGCCAAGTGGGGCATCAGCCGCGAGGACCAGGAACGCTTCGCCCTGCGCTCCCACCAGCGGGCCGTACGCGCCCAGGACGAGGGCCGCTTCAGCCGCGAGACCGTCCCCTACGGCGACGTCACCGCCGACGAGGGCCCGCGCCGCGACACCACCCTTGAGAAGATGGCCGCCCTCAAACCGGTCCTGGACGGCGGCACCATCACCGCCGCCTGCTCCTCCCAGGTCTCCGACGGCGCCGCCGCCCTCCTCCTCGCCTCCGAACGCGCCGTCCGGGAACACGGGCTGCGCCCGCGCGCCCGGGTCCACCACCTGTCCGTACGCGGCGAGGACCCCATCCGCATGCTGTCCGCGCCCATCCCGGCGACGGCACACGCCCTGAAGAAGGCCGGCCTCACCATCGACGCCATCGACCTCGTCGAGATCAACGAGGCCTTCGCCCCGGTCGTCCTGGCCTGGCTGAAGGAGACCGGCGCCGAACCGGACAAGGTCAACGTCAACGGTGGCGCCATCGCCCTCGGCCACCCCCTCGGCGCGACCGGTGTCCGCCTGATGACGACCCTCCTGCACGAACTGGAACGCACCGGCGGCCACTACGGCCTCCAGACGATGTGCGAGGGCGGCGGCCAGGCCAATGTGACGGTCATCGAACGCCTGTGA
- the pepN gene encoding aminopeptidase N: protein MACMSVLTRDEAQLRAEILDVHRYTIELDLTTGEETFDSRTVIRFTARSDGDTFVELKPASLRTVTLDGQPLDPETLDGNRLALKNLTAGEHELRVDAAMRYSRTGEGMHRFTDPTDGETYTYTQLFMEDVQRVFAAFDQPDLKAVFELTVTAPEGWTVLANGITEHVGGGRWQAAPTPLISTYLVAVAAGPWHSVRTEHRGLPFGIHCRRSLAPHLDADAEEILTVTRACYDRYHEKFEEPYPFDSYDQAFVPEFNAGAMENPGLVTFRDDFVYRSAVTDTERQTRAMVISHEMAHMWFGDLVTLRWWDDIWLNESFAEYMGYQTCAEATRFTDTWTEFGVSRKAWGYDADLRPSTHPVAPEAVDDTAAALLNFDGISYAKGASALRQLVAWLGEKDFLAGINIHFQRHKFANATLADFIDSLAAATERDVHAWADAWLRTTGVDTLTASTDTRPGQWTLTLDRDGHRPHRVTVGVYDRDLADGRTLTLRERYETDVPQDGAAEPRPGIRPALVVPNDLDLTYAKIRLDETSLETVLRGLSGIPDAITRAVLWNTLRDMVRDGDLAPGDYLETVAAHLPEETDLALVQGVLTFAGAQVADRYLDPDRRPAALSTLTALCRDLLRRTEDGDNPGLRLTAVRHCIDSAAHPDTIAAWLADGTVPGGPELDPELRWRILGRLAVLDATDESAIAAELERDPSATGQEGAARCRAALPDADAKRTAWDAMFAGDELSNYLFTATAQGFWQPEQADLLADYVPRYYEDAIALAARRGPAIAEAAGRWAFPAHAIDADHLRLGEACLRDGDVLPALHRKLADQLDDLARALRVREA from the coding sequence ATGGCCTGCATGTCCGTACTCACGCGCGACGAAGCGCAGCTCCGAGCAGAGATCCTCGACGTCCACCGCTACACGATCGAACTGGACCTCACGACCGGGGAGGAGACCTTCGACTCCCGCACCGTGATCCGGTTCACCGCACGGTCCGACGGGGACACGTTCGTCGAGCTGAAGCCTGCCAGCCTGCGCACCGTCACGCTCGACGGACAGCCCCTCGACCCCGAGACCCTCGACGGCAACCGGCTCGCCCTGAAGAACCTCACCGCCGGCGAGCACGAACTCCGCGTCGACGCCGCCATGCGCTACTCCCGCACCGGCGAGGGCATGCACCGCTTCACCGATCCCACCGACGGCGAGACCTACACCTACACCCAGCTGTTCATGGAAGACGTCCAGCGCGTCTTCGCCGCGTTCGACCAGCCCGACCTGAAGGCCGTCTTCGAACTGACGGTGACCGCCCCCGAGGGCTGGACCGTCCTCGCCAACGGCATCACCGAACACGTCGGCGGGGGCCGCTGGCAGGCCGCCCCCACCCCGCTGATCTCCACGTACCTCGTCGCCGTCGCCGCCGGACCCTGGCACTCCGTGCGCACCGAACACCGCGGCCTGCCCTTCGGCATCCACTGCCGCCGCTCCCTCGCCCCCCACCTCGACGCCGACGCCGAGGAGATCCTCACCGTCACGCGCGCGTGCTACGACCGCTACCACGAGAAGTTCGAGGAGCCCTACCCCTTCGACTCCTACGACCAGGCGTTCGTCCCCGAGTTCAACGCCGGCGCCATGGAGAACCCCGGACTCGTCACCTTCCGCGACGACTTCGTCTACCGCTCCGCCGTCACCGACACCGAACGCCAGACCCGCGCCATGGTCATCTCCCACGAGATGGCCCACATGTGGTTCGGCGACCTCGTCACCCTCAGGTGGTGGGACGACATCTGGCTGAACGAGTCCTTCGCCGAGTACATGGGCTACCAGACCTGCGCCGAAGCCACCCGTTTCACCGACACCTGGACCGAGTTCGGCGTCTCCCGCAAGGCCTGGGGCTACGACGCCGACTTGCGCCCCTCCACCCACCCCGTCGCCCCCGAAGCCGTCGACGACACCGCAGCCGCGCTCCTCAACTTCGACGGCATCTCCTACGCCAAGGGCGCCTCCGCCCTGCGCCAGCTCGTCGCCTGGCTCGGCGAGAAGGACTTCCTCGCCGGCATCAACATCCACTTCCAGCGGCACAAGTTCGCCAACGCCACCCTCGCCGACTTCATCGACTCCCTCGCCGCCGCCACCGAACGCGACGTCCACGCGTGGGCCGACGCCTGGCTGCGCACCACCGGCGTCGACACGCTCACCGCGTCCACCGACACCCGCCCCGGCCAGTGGACCCTCACCCTCGACCGCGACGGCCACCGCCCCCACCGCGTCACCGTCGGCGTCTACGACCGCGACCTCGCCGACGGCCGCACCCTGACCCTGCGCGAGCGGTACGAGACCGACGTACCCCAGGACGGCGCCGCCGAGCCGCGCCCCGGCATCCGCCCCGCCCTGGTGGTGCCCAACGACCTCGACCTCACCTACGCCAAGATCCGCCTCGACGAGACCTCCCTCGAAACCGTCCTGCGCGGCCTGTCCGGCATCCCCGACGCGATCACCCGCGCGGTGCTCTGGAACACCCTGCGCGACATGGTCCGCGACGGCGACCTCGCCCCCGGCGACTACCTGGAGACCGTCGCGGCCCACCTGCCCGAGGAGACCGACCTCGCCCTCGTCCAGGGCGTCCTGACCTTCGCCGGCGCCCAGGTCGCCGACCGGTACCTCGACCCCGACCGCCGGCCCGCCGCCCTCAGCACGCTCACCGCCCTGTGCCGCGACCTCCTGCGGCGCACCGAGGACGGCGACAACCCGGGCCTGCGCCTGACCGCCGTACGGCACTGCATCGACAGCGCCGCCCACCCCGACACCATCGCCGCCTGGCTCGCCGACGGCACCGTGCCCGGCGGCCCGGAACTCGACCCCGAGCTGCGCTGGCGCATCCTCGGCCGGCTCGCCGTCCTCGACGCCACCGACGAGAGCGCCATCGCCGCCGAGCTGGAACGCGACCCGAGCGCCACCGGCCAGGAGGGCGCCGCCCGCTGCCGCGCCGCGCTGCCCGACGCCGACGCCAAACGCACCGCCTGGGACGCGATGTTCGCCGGCGACGAGCTGTCCAACTACCTGTTCACCGCCACCGCTCAGGGCTTCTGGCAGCCCGAACAGGCCGACCTCCTCGCCGACTACGTCCCGCGCTACTACGAGGACGCGATCGCCCTCGCCGCGCGGCGCGGCCCCGCCATCGCCGAGGCGGCCGGCCGGTGGGCCTTCCCCGCCCACGCGATCGACGCGGACCACCTGCGCCTCGGCGAGGCGTGCCTGCGCGACGGCGACGTACTCCCCGCCCTGCACCGCAAACTCGCCGACCAACTCGACGACCTCGCCCGCGCGCTGCGCGTCCGCGAGGCGTAG
- a CDS encoding CoA-transferase, with protein sequence MSQATADGDCGASAVTRAEYCVIACAEAWRGAGEILASPMGLIPSLGARLARLTFAPDLLLTDGEALLVRPDGTPEGWLPYRQHLALVAGGRRHVMMGASQIDRYGNQNISCIGDWSAPRRQLLGVRGAPLNTLNNPTSYWIPRHSRRVFVERVDMVCGVGYDRAAGLGVTARFHRIPRVVSDLGVFDFATPDHSMRVASLHPGVSVEQLREATGFVLAVPDEVPRTREPTGEELRLVREVLDPRGARAREVPEGVRG encoded by the coding sequence ATGTCTCAGGCAACGGCTGACGGGGACTGCGGGGCGAGTGCGGTCACCCGCGCCGAGTACTGCGTGATCGCCTGCGCCGAGGCCTGGCGGGGGGCCGGGGAGATCCTGGCCAGTCCGATGGGGCTGATCCCCTCGCTGGGGGCGCGGCTGGCCCGGCTCACCTTCGCGCCCGACCTGCTGCTGACCGACGGGGAGGCGCTGCTGGTCCGCCCGGACGGCACCCCGGAGGGCTGGCTGCCCTACCGGCAGCACCTGGCGCTGGTGGCGGGAGGGCGCCGGCACGTGATGATGGGCGCGAGCCAGATCGACCGGTACGGCAACCAGAACATCTCGTGCATCGGCGACTGGTCCGCGCCGCGCCGGCAGCTGCTGGGGGTGCGGGGTGCGCCCCTGAACACGCTGAACAACCCGACGAGTTACTGGATCCCCAGACACTCCCGGCGGGTGTTCGTGGAGCGGGTGGACATGGTGTGCGGGGTGGGCTACGACCGGGCGGCCGGCCTCGGCGTCACGGCACGCTTCCACCGCATCCCCCGGGTCGTCTCGGACCTCGGCGTCTTCGACTTCGCGACCCCGGACCACTCGATGCGCGTGGCCTCGCTGCATCCCGGGGTGAGCGTGGAACAGCTGCGGGAGGCGACGGGCTTCGTGCTCGCCGTGCCGGACGAGGTGCCGCGCACCCGGGAGCCCACCGGAGAGGAACTGCGGCTGGTCCGCGAGGTGCTGGACCCCCGGGGGGCGCGCGCCCGTGAGGTGCCGGAGGGGGTGCGGGGATGA
- a CDS encoding AraC family transcriptional regulator has product MYHTWMRFFSPGPAHHRLGLVCLGVGLQYGILPTVGPRTLHHHVAVVIGTGRGWYQGADGRRTTVAAPALLWLTPGTPHHYGPDPDTGWDEGFVDFTGPATATYTDLGYIEPHRPVVALSDASGPRAVVARIARAARRGNPLLEVETAAAVHELLVALRRARADLAPDGDQVLQALARDACTPMSVADHAGRHGMTPAELRTAVRRAAGCSPKDYLLGIRLARAKDLLATTDLPVAAVARRVGYDDPAYFSRLFTRRVGLAPVRFRAQQGRTVPGGWSDRVPDPDDPPMIHSPDTPGGPRL; this is encoded by the coding sequence ATGTACCACACCTGGATGCGGTTCTTCAGCCCCGGACCCGCCCACCACCGCCTCGGCCTGGTCTGTCTCGGCGTCGGACTCCAGTACGGCATCCTGCCCACCGTCGGCCCCCGCACCCTCCACCACCACGTGGCCGTCGTGATCGGCACCGGCCGCGGCTGGTACCAGGGCGCCGACGGCCGCCGTACGACCGTCGCCGCGCCCGCGCTGCTCTGGCTCACCCCCGGCACACCGCACCACTACGGGCCCGACCCGGACACCGGCTGGGACGAGGGCTTCGTCGACTTCACCGGGCCCGCCACCGCCACCTACACCGACCTCGGCTACATCGAGCCCCACCGGCCCGTCGTCGCTCTCTCCGACGCCTCCGGACCCCGCGCCGTCGTCGCCCGCATCGCCCGCGCCGCCCGCCGCGGCAACCCCCTGCTGGAGGTGGAGACCGCGGCCGCCGTCCACGAACTCCTCGTCGCCCTGCGCCGCGCCCGCGCCGACCTGGCCCCCGACGGCGACCAGGTCCTCCAGGCCCTCGCCCGCGACGCCTGCACACCCATGAGCGTCGCCGACCACGCCGGCCGGCACGGCATGACCCCCGCCGAGCTGCGCACCGCCGTCCGCCGCGCCGCCGGATGCAGCCCCAAGGACTACCTCCTCGGTATCCGCCTGGCCCGCGCCAAGGACCTCCTCGCCACCACCGACCTGCCCGTCGCCGCCGTCGCCCGCCGCGTCGGCTACGACGACCCCGCCTACTTCTCCCGCCTCTTCACCCGCCGCGTCGGCCTCGCCCCCGTCCGCTTCCGCGCCCAGCAGGGCCGCACCGTCCCCGGCGGCTGGAGCGACCGCGTCCCCGACCCCGACGACCCCCCGATGATCCACTCCCCGGACACACCAGGAGGACCACGCCTTTGA
- a CDS encoding SDR family oxidoreductase has protein sequence MSGLCAGRVVVVTGAGRGLGRAHALAFAAEGARLVVNDLGVGLNGTPDDDSPAASVAAEIRAAGGEAVAHGGDIATTEGAASLIRTAVETYGRLDTLVNNAGFLRDRMLVNLDEDDWDAVIRVHLKGHFLPLRHAAAHWRAEAKAGRAPAARIVNTSSGAGLLGSLGQGNYSAAKAGIVGLTLVAAAELARYGVQVNAVAPAARTRMTERTFAETMAAPATGFDAMAPENVSPLVVWLGSEASAGVTGRVFETEGGRITVMEGWRPGPTADSGTRRTPSDAGATTLKLLAESEPPGAVYGS, from the coding sequence ATGAGCGGACTCTGCGCGGGGCGCGTCGTGGTCGTCACCGGCGCCGGACGGGGCCTGGGCCGCGCCCACGCCCTCGCCTTCGCCGCCGAGGGCGCCCGGCTCGTCGTCAACGACCTCGGCGTCGGGCTGAACGGGACACCGGACGACGACAGCCCGGCCGCGTCCGTCGCGGCGGAGATCCGGGCCGCCGGCGGCGAGGCCGTCGCGCACGGCGGCGACATCGCCACCACCGAGGGCGCCGCCTCCCTGATCCGGACGGCCGTCGAGACGTACGGCCGCCTCGACACCCTCGTCAACAACGCGGGCTTCCTGCGCGACCGCATGCTCGTCAACCTCGACGAGGACGACTGGGACGCCGTGATCCGGGTCCACCTCAAGGGCCACTTCCTGCCGCTGCGGCACGCCGCCGCGCACTGGCGGGCCGAGGCCAAGGCCGGCCGCGCCCCGGCCGCCCGGATCGTCAACACCAGCAGCGGAGCCGGACTCCTGGGCTCCCTCGGACAGGGGAACTACAGCGCCGCCAAGGCCGGCATCGTCGGGCTCACGCTGGTCGCGGCGGCCGAACTGGCCCGCTACGGCGTCCAGGTCAACGCCGTCGCGCCCGCCGCGCGGACCCGTATGACCGAGCGGACCTTCGCCGAGACCATGGCGGCACCGGCCACCGGATTCGACGCCATGGCCCCCGAGAACGTCTCCCCCCTGGTGGTCTGGCTGGGCTCAGAGGCCAGCGCCGGCGTCACCGGCCGGGTGTTCGAGACGGAGGGCGGACGGATCACCGTCATGGAGGGCTGGCGCCCGGGCCCCACCGCCGACAGCGGCACCCGCCGCACCCCGTCCGACGCAGGCGCCACGACCCTGAAACTCCTGGCCGAATCGGAGCCCCCGGGCGCGGTGTACGGGTCGTGA
- a CDS encoding TetR/AcrR family transcriptional regulator, with translation MPTKKKPLVTAAAERRGELLHTAAEVFAEQGYNATTVRKIADQAGMLAGSLYYHFDSKESMLEEILRTFLDELWSGYDTVLAAGLGPRETLRALVTESFREIDRHRAAVAIYQKESRQLVAQDRFAFLAESQRRFEKAWLSTLERGVAERVFRADLDVRLTYRFVRDTVWVAASWYRPGGQHSPEEIARQYLSMVLDGIAVRT, from the coding sequence GTGCCGACCAAGAAGAAGCCCCTGGTGACCGCCGCCGCGGAGCGCCGCGGTGAACTCCTCCACACCGCCGCCGAGGTGTTCGCCGAGCAGGGCTACAACGCCACCACCGTCCGGAAGATCGCCGACCAGGCCGGGATGCTCGCGGGCAGCCTCTACTACCACTTCGACTCCAAGGAATCGATGCTGGAGGAGATCCTGCGCACCTTCCTCGACGAACTGTGGAGCGGCTACGACACCGTCCTCGCCGCCGGACTCGGGCCCCGCGAGACCCTGCGGGCCCTCGTCACCGAGTCCTTCCGGGAGATCGACCGGCACCGCGCCGCCGTCGCGATCTACCAGAAGGAGTCCAGACAGCTCGTCGCCCAGGACCGGTTCGCGTTCCTCGCCGAGTCCCAGCGCCGCTTCGAGAAGGCGTGGCTGTCCACGCTGGAACGCGGCGTCGCCGAGCGGGTCTTCCGCGCCGACCTCGACGTCCGCCTCACCTACCGGTTCGTGCGCGACACCGTGTGGGTCGCCGCCTCCTGGTACCGGCCCGGCGGACAGCACAGCCCGGAGGAGATCGCCCGCCAGTACCTGTCGATGGTCCTGGACGGGATCGCCGTACGCACCTGA
- a CDS encoding CoA-transferase yields MGDKSMTADEVVSRLASGMTLGIGGWGSRRKPMALVRALLRSDIGDLTVVSYGGPDVGMLAAAGRIRRLVTAFVTLDSVPLEPHYRAARERGAFELTEVDEGMFMAGLRAAADRLPFLPVRAGLGSDVPRVNPGLRTVTSPYEDGETFAAMPALRLDAALVHVNRADRLGNGQYLGPDPYFDDLFCEAADAAYVSCERLVDTAELTKEAGPQSLLVKRLAVTGVVEAPNGAHFTSCAPDYGRDEEFQRRYASTPWPEFAARFLDGDEEAYREAVQAWRKEGTDVSGNG; encoded by the coding sequence GTGGGCGACAAGTCGATGACCGCCGACGAGGTGGTCTCCCGTCTGGCGAGCGGCATGACCCTCGGGATCGGCGGCTGGGGTTCGCGCCGCAAACCGATGGCCCTGGTCAGAGCACTGCTGCGGTCGGACATCGGGGACCTCACGGTCGTCTCGTACGGCGGCCCGGACGTCGGGATGCTGGCGGCGGCCGGCCGGATCCGCAGACTGGTCACGGCCTTCGTCACGCTCGACTCGGTCCCGCTGGAGCCGCACTACCGGGCGGCCCGGGAGCGCGGCGCGTTCGAACTGACGGAGGTGGACGAGGGGATGTTCATGGCGGGGCTGCGCGCGGCGGCGGACCGGCTGCCGTTCCTGCCGGTGCGGGCGGGCCTCGGCTCGGACGTGCCGCGGGTGAACCCCGGTCTGCGGACGGTCACCTCGCCGTACGAGGACGGGGAGACGTTCGCGGCCATGCCGGCCCTGCGGCTGGACGCGGCCCTGGTGCACGTCAACCGCGCCGACCGGCTGGGCAACGGCCAGTACCTGGGCCCCGACCCGTACTTCGACGACCTGTTCTGCGAGGCGGCGGACGCGGCCTACGTCTCCTGTGAACGGCTCGTCGACACGGCCGAGTTGACGAAGGAGGCGGGCCCGCAGTCCCTACTGGTGAAACGGCTGGCGGTGACGGGAGTGGTCGAGGCGCCGAACGGCGCGCACTTCACCTCCTGCGCACCGGACTACGGGCGGGACGAGGAGTTCCAGCGGAGGTACGCGTCCACGCCGTGGCCCGAGTTCGCGGCGCGGTTCCTGGACGGGGACGAGGAGGCGTACCGAGAAGCGGTCCAGGCGTGGCGGAAGGAGGGCACGGATGTCTCAGGCAACGGCTGA